A window of Streptomyces profundus genomic DNA:
AAGGCCACCAGCGCCGACCAGAAGTACATGATCAGCACGGCACGGCTCTGCGAGTGCCCGATCTCCAACAGCCGGTGGTGCAGATGCCCCCGGTCGGCGGCGAACGGCGAACGGCCGTTCCAGGTGCGGCGGACGATCGCCAGCACTAGGTCGAGGAAGGGGACGATGATGATGGTCAGCGGCAGCAGCAGCGGCATGTAGACGGGGACCGTCGTGCTCACCGCGCTCCGCTCCGAGCCGGCGAAGAGCCGCAGCGCGTCCGGGTCCACCTGCCCGGTGATGGACACCGCGCCGGCCGCGAGCACCAGGCCCAGCAGCATCGAGCCCGAGTCGCCCATGAAGATCCGCGCCGGATGCACGTTGTGCGGCAGGAAGCCGAGACACATCCCGACCAGCACGGCGGCGAAGAGCGTGGCCGGCGCTGCCGGTTCGATGCCGTAGCCGTACCAGATGCGGTACGCGTAGAGGAAGAACGCCGCGGCGGCCACACACACCATGCCGGCCGCCAGGCCGTCCAGGCCGTCCACGAAGTTGACCGCGTTGATGGTGATCACCACGATCGCGACCGTCAGCAGGGTGCCCTGCATGGGGGTCAGCGCGACCATGCCCACGCCAGGAACGGGCAGCCACAGGATCGTCAGCCCCTGGAGGACCATCACCCCCGCGGCGATCATCTGTAGGCCGAGCTTGACGAGCGCGTCCACGCCGTACTTGTCGTCCAGCACGCCGACCACCCAGATCAGCGCGGCGCCGGAGAGCAGCGCCCTCGGCTCGTCGGAGAGCCGGAACACCGTGCCCACGTTGGTCAGTTGGGAGGCGACCAACAGCCCGGCGCACAGGCCGCCGAACATCGCGATCCCGCCCAGCCTGGGCGTCGGTTCGCGATGCACGTCGCGCGCCCTGATCGGTGGCATGGCCCCCCAGGCGATGGCGAACTTCCGCACCGGGCCGGTCAGCAGGTAGGTGACGGCCGCCGCGACGCAGAGCGTCAACAGGTATTCACGCACAAGCTGCCCCAGAGGTCTCGCTGGACTACCGCGCAACACCCTCTCACGTCCGCGACCACGCTCAGCCCGGGTCGGCCGGCGAGAACCCCCTAGACCGTCGCGTTCCCGGCATCCGAGCGCCGGGCCGGCACGCCGGTGAGCGCGGTGACCACCGGATCGAGCGCCACCCTGATCTCCTCGCCCACGCTGCGGAAGTACGGCAGCGGGGCGCCGTACGGGTCCTGCACCTCGTCGGCCTCCACGTTCGGCGCCAGCAGCCAACCGCGCAGCGCTGCGGCGGCCCTGGCCAGCGCCCTGGCGCGGTACACCAGCGCCTCCGGGGAGCCGGCGGCCGGCAGGGTCGCCAGGTCGATGGCCCGCACCAGCCGGGTGAACTCCTTGAGCGTGAAGGTGCGCAGCCCGGCGGAGTGCCCCATGGAGATCACCTGCGCCCGGTGGTCCCTGGTGGCCGTGAGCACCAGATCGGCCTCTATCACGTGCTCGTCCAACAGCTCCCGGCCGAAGAACCCGACCGGGCTGGCGCCGTACTCGGCGAGCAGCTCGGCGGCGTGCTCCTCCATGGGCGCGCCCTCGTGCCCCCAGGTGCCGGCGCTCTCCACCACCACGCTCCGCGCCCGGTCGCCCAGCCGGTCCACCAGGGCCTGCCTGGTGAGACGTTCGGTGATCGGGGAACGGCAGACGTTGCCCGTGCTGACGTGCAGAATCCGGAAGACCGGGGTTTCGGGGCGGCGCCCGCTCGCGGTGCCGGGCGCCGCTATGCCGGGGTCGGGGGGGCCCTCAGCGGAGGCCGTCAATGCGTGGTCTCCAGATCGGGTACAACCTTGCGCAGTTCCTCCTCGCTCACCGCCCCGGCGCGCAGAAGCACCGGCACCCGCCCCGTGACGTCCACGATCGAGGACGGCACGCTGTCCGGGGTGGGCCCACCGTCCAGGTAGACGGCGACCGAGTCGCCCAGCATCTCCCGGGCCTGGTCGCAGCTCTGCGGTGCGGGCTTCCCTGTGAGGTTGGCGCTGGAGACGGCCATCGGGCCGATGTCCTTGAGCAGTTCGATGGCCACCGGATGCAGCGGCATCCGCACCGCGACGGTGCCCCTGGTCTCCCCCAGATCCCAGTTGAGGGACGGCTGGTGCCGCGCGACCAGGGTCAGCGCGCCCGGCCAGAAGGCGTCGACCAGCTCCCAGGCCAGCTCGGAGAAGTCGGTGACCAGCCCGTGCAGGGTGGTCGGCGAGCCGACCAGCACAGGGGACGGCACACCTCGGCCCCTGCCCTTGGCGCGCAGCAGACCGGCCACCGCCTTGGCGTCGAAGGCGTCGGCGCCGATGCCGTAGACCGTGTCGGTGGGCAGGACGACCAGATCGCCCCTGCGGACAGCGGACGCCGCCTCGCGCAGACCGTGCCTACGGTCGACCTCGTCCGCGCAGTCGTAACGCCGTGCCATCAGTGTGCTCCTTCCACAGGGGCGCTTTCGCCGGTCACCTGGCCACCCGCCGGGCGGTCGCGAACCGAGGTCTGTTGTTGAGGTCGGGGTGGTCGGCGGCATCCGCCCAGCCGCGATCCTCGGTGAAGATCCAGGGCACCTGGCCGCCCTGGGTGTCCGCGTGCTCCACCACCACCATCCCGCCGGGGCGCAGCAGCCGGTGCGCGGCCCGCTCCAGGCCGCGGATGGTGTCGAGACCGTCCTCGCCCGAGAACAGCGCGAGTTGGGGATCGTGGTCGCGTGCCTCCGGCGCCACGTGCTCCCACTCGCCGAGCGGGATATAGGGCGGGTTGGAGATCACCAGGTCGACCTGCCCGGCCAGCTCGGGCAGCGCCTCGCGGGCGTCGCCCTGGTGCAGCACGACCCGGCTGCCCTCGGCGTTCTTCCTGGCCCAGCCGAGCGCCCGCTCGT
This region includes:
- a CDS encoding MraY family glycosyltransferase, which encodes MREYLLTLCVAAAVTYLLTGPVRKFAIAWGAMPPIRARDVHREPTPRLGGIAMFGGLCAGLLVASQLTNVGTVFRLSDEPRALLSGAALIWVVGVLDDKYGVDALVKLGLQMIAAGVMVLQGLTILWLPVPGVGMVALTPMQGTLLTVAIVVITINAVNFVDGLDGLAAGMVCVAAAAFFLYAYRIWYGYGIEPAAPATLFAAVLVGMCLGFLPHNVHPARIFMGDSGSMLLGLVLAAGAVSITGQVDPDALRLFAGSERSAVSTTVPVYMPLLLPLTIIIVPFLDLVLAIVRRTWNGRSPFAADRGHLHHRLLEIGHSQSRAVLIMYFWSALVAFGAVGYSVRSDAWVVPLVVGLSAVGLVALLLPRFTPRVPSWAERLVPPRYRVRREAGPVSPAEPAARAWAEEPARRLDAPPSGEPSAGSEGAQQPQATPGLHGATAVGDRQRFAVRRKIDTRS
- a CDS encoding protein-tyrosine-phosphatase, with translation MTASAEGPPDPGIAAPGTASGRRPETPVFRILHVSTGNVCRSPITERLTRQALVDRLGDRARSVVVESAGTWGHEGAPMEEHAAELLAEYGASPVGFFGRELLDEHVIEADLVLTATRDHRAQVISMGHSAGLRTFTLKEFTRLVRAIDLATLPAAGSPEALVYRARALARAAAALRGWLLAPNVEADEVQDPYGAPLPYFRSVGEEIRVALDPVVTALTGVPARRSDAGNATV
- a CDS encoding L-threonylcarbamoyladenylate synthase, which produces MARRYDCADEVDRRHGLREAASAVRRGDLVVLPTDTVYGIGADAFDAKAVAGLLRAKGRGRGVPSPVLVGSPTTLHGLVTDFSELAWELVDAFWPGALTLVARHQPSLNWDLGETRGTVAVRMPLHPVAIELLKDIGPMAVSSANLTGKPAPQSCDQAREMLGDSVAVYLDGGPTPDSVPSSIVDVTGRVPVLLRAGAVSEEELRKVVPDLETTH